In a genomic window of Sus scrofa isolate TJ Tabasco breed Duroc chromosome 4, Sscrofa11.1, whole genome shotgun sequence:
- the HFE2 gene encoding hemojuvelin isoform X1, which produces MGDPGQFPSPWSPHGSPPTLSILTLLLLLCGHAHSQCKILRCNAEYVSSTLSLRSGGSPGALRGGGSGGGGRGGGLGSSGLCRALRSYALCTRRTARTCRGDLAFHSAVHGIEDLMIQHNCSRQGPTAPPPPRGPALPGAGPARSSGAPAPDPCDYEGRFSQLHGQPPGFLHCASFGDPHVRSFHHHFHTCRVQGAWPLLDNDFLFVQATSFPVALGANATTTQKLTIIFKNMQECIDQKVYRAEVDNLPAAFEDGSINGGDRPGGSSLSIRTANPGSHVEIQAAYIGTTIIIRQTARQLSFSIKVAEDVARAFSAEQDLQLCVGGCPPSQRLSRSERSRRGAITIDTARRLCKEGLPVEDVYFHSCVFDVFTSGDPNFTVAAQAALEDARAFLPDLEKLHLFPSDAGVPLSSASLPAPLLSGLFVLWLCSQ; this is translated from the exons ATGGGGGATCCAGGCCAGTTCCCTAGTCCCTGGTCCCCCCATGGCAGTCCCCCAACTCTAAGCATTCTCACTCTCCTGCTGCTCCTCTGTGGACATG CTCATTCTCAATGCAAGATCCTCCGCTGCAATGCTGAGTATGTATCTTCCACCCTGAGCCTTAGAAGTGGGGGTTCACCAGGAGCCCTgcgaggaggaggaagtggaggaggaggccGTGGTGGAGGGTTGGGCTCCAGTGGCCTCTGCAGAGCCCTCCGCTCTTATGCTCTCTGCACTCGGCGCACTGCCCGCACCTGCCGCGGGGACCTGGCCTTCCATTCTGCTGTGCACGGCATCGAAGACCTGATGATTCAGCACAACTGCTCCCGCCAAGGCCCCacggcccctccccctccccgcggCCCCGCTCTTCCTGGAGCAGGCCCCGCCCGCTCCTCCGGCGCCCCAGCCCCAGACCCCTGTGACTATGAAGGCCGGTTTTCCCAGCTGCACGGTCAGCCTCCAGGCTTCTTGCATTGCGCCTCCTTTGGGGACCCTCACGTGCGCAGCTTCCACCACCACTTTCACACTTGCCGTGTCCAAGGAGCTTGGCCTTTGCTGGATAATGACTTCCTTTTTGTCCAGGCCACCAGCTTCCCCGTGGCATTGGGGGCCAACGCCACCACCACTCAGAAG CTCACCATTATATTTAAGAACATGCAGGAATGCATCGATCAGAAGGTCTACCGGGCTGAGGTGGACAATCTTCCTGCAGCCTTTGAAGATGGCTCTATCAATGGAGGTGACCGACCTGGGGGCTCGAGTTTGTCCATTCGAACAGCTAACCCTGGGAGCCATGTGGAGATCCAAGCTGCCTATATTGGCACAACTATAATCATTCGGCAGACAGCTAGGCAGCTCTCTTTCTCCATCAAAGTAGCAGAGGATGTGGCCAGGGCCTTCTCAGCCGAGCAGGACCTGCAGCTCTGTGTTGGGGGATGCCCTCCAAGTCAGCGACTCTCTCGCTCAGAGCGCAGTCGTCGAGGAGCTATAACCATTGATACTGCCAGACGGCTGTGCAAGGAAGGGCTGCCAGTTGAAGACGTGTACTTCCATTCCTGTGTCTTTGATGTTTTCACCTCTGGTGACCCCAACTTTACTGTGGCAGCTCAGGCAGCTCTGGAGGATGCACGAGCCTTCCTgccagacttggaaaaacttcaTCTCTTCCCCTCGGATGCCGGGGTTCCTCTTTCCTCAGCAtccctcccagccccactcctTTCTGGGCTCTTTGTTCTGTGGCTTTGCAGTCAATAA
- the HFE2 gene encoding hemojuvelin isoform X2 — MIQHNCSRQGPTAPPPPRGPALPGAGPARSSGAPAPDPCDYEGRFSQLHGQPPGFLHCASFGDPHVRSFHHHFHTCRVQGAWPLLDNDFLFVQATSFPVALGANATTTQKLTIIFKNMQECIDQKVYRAEVDNLPAAFEDGSINGGDRPGGSSLSIRTANPGSHVEIQAAYIGTTIIIRQTARQLSFSIKVAEDVARAFSAEQDLQLCVGGCPPSQRLSRSERSRRGAITIDTARRLCKEGLPVEDVYFHSCVFDVFTSGDPNFTVAAQAALEDARAFLPDLEKLHLFPSDAGVPLSSASLPAPLLSGLFVLWLCSQ, encoded by the exons ATGATTCAGCACAACTGCTCCCGCCAAGGCCCCacggcccctccccctccccgcggCCCCGCTCTTCCTGGAGCAGGCCCCGCCCGCTCCTCCGGCGCCCCAGCCCCAGACCCCTGTGACTATGAAGGCCGGTTTTCCCAGCTGCACGGTCAGCCTCCAGGCTTCTTGCATTGCGCCTCCTTTGGGGACCCTCACGTGCGCAGCTTCCACCACCACTTTCACACTTGCCGTGTCCAAGGAGCTTGGCCTTTGCTGGATAATGACTTCCTTTTTGTCCAGGCCACCAGCTTCCCCGTGGCATTGGGGGCCAACGCCACCACCACTCAGAAG CTCACCATTATATTTAAGAACATGCAGGAATGCATCGATCAGAAGGTCTACCGGGCTGAGGTGGACAATCTTCCTGCAGCCTTTGAAGATGGCTCTATCAATGGAGGTGACCGACCTGGGGGCTCGAGTTTGTCCATTCGAACAGCTAACCCTGGGAGCCATGTGGAGATCCAAGCTGCCTATATTGGCACAACTATAATCATTCGGCAGACAGCTAGGCAGCTCTCTTTCTCCATCAAAGTAGCAGAGGATGTGGCCAGGGCCTTCTCAGCCGAGCAGGACCTGCAGCTCTGTGTTGGGGGATGCCCTCCAAGTCAGCGACTCTCTCGCTCAGAGCGCAGTCGTCGAGGAGCTATAACCATTGATACTGCCAGACGGCTGTGCAAGGAAGGGCTGCCAGTTGAAGACGTGTACTTCCATTCCTGTGTCTTTGATGTTTTCACCTCTGGTGACCCCAACTTTACTGTGGCAGCTCAGGCAGCTCTGGAGGATGCACGAGCCTTCCTgccagacttggaaaaacttcaTCTCTTCCCCTCGGATGCCGGGGTTCCTCTTTCCTCAGCAtccctcccagccccactcctTTCTGGGCTCTTTGTTCTGTGGCTTTGCAGTCAATAA
- the HFE2 gene encoding hemojuvelin isoform X3, with translation MQECIDQKVYRAEVDNLPAAFEDGSINGGDRPGGSSLSIRTANPGSHVEIQAAYIGTTIIIRQTARQLSFSIKVAEDVARAFSAEQDLQLCVGGCPPSQRLSRSERSRRGAITIDTARRLCKEGLPVEDVYFHSCVFDVFTSGDPNFTVAAQAALEDARAFLPDLEKLHLFPSDAGVPLSSASLPAPLLSGLFVLWLCSQ, from the coding sequence ATGCAGGAATGCATCGATCAGAAGGTCTACCGGGCTGAGGTGGACAATCTTCCTGCAGCCTTTGAAGATGGCTCTATCAATGGAGGTGACCGACCTGGGGGCTCGAGTTTGTCCATTCGAACAGCTAACCCTGGGAGCCATGTGGAGATCCAAGCTGCCTATATTGGCACAACTATAATCATTCGGCAGACAGCTAGGCAGCTCTCTTTCTCCATCAAAGTAGCAGAGGATGTGGCCAGGGCCTTCTCAGCCGAGCAGGACCTGCAGCTCTGTGTTGGGGGATGCCCTCCAAGTCAGCGACTCTCTCGCTCAGAGCGCAGTCGTCGAGGAGCTATAACCATTGATACTGCCAGACGGCTGTGCAAGGAAGGGCTGCCAGTTGAAGACGTGTACTTCCATTCCTGTGTCTTTGATGTTTTCACCTCTGGTGACCCCAACTTTACTGTGGCAGCTCAGGCAGCTCTGGAGGATGCACGAGCCTTCCTgccagacttggaaaaacttcaTCTCTTCCCCTCGGATGCCGGGGTTCCTCTTTCCTCAGCAtccctcccagccccactcctTTCTGGGCTCTTTGTTCTGTGGCTTTGCAGTCAATAA